The following are encoded together in the Actinomycetota bacterium genome:
- a CDS encoding SMC family ATPase — protein MQITHLYLQNYRVFEEPVDLDIPPGLVGVYGLNGAGKSTLLESVRFALFGRARTSLDQVRTSGVKAECIAEVEFEHEGHLYVVRRSISGSGATVKAQAHADRLQVAEGARDTARYVHSVLGMDDAAFRASVFAEQKQLAALSQQRPEERRKLVLQLLGITPVDSARDRARTQGREATATVERLRSLLPDLATLEQEATARSAEAEAAGAEAVAAGRHAEELAEAAAQAEAEHERLDALRHEHDRVAAEASAVRAEHDRGSLRAEKAAAALDELERHAGELTRLEPVAAGLAAVEARVNALQAVAGAAEAVAAVVVPPEPEPADEEGEQQARAAADAAGQALAGVEGLLRAAEEEHQRAKAAVERSSRLSGEAGCPLCGQALGGAFEQVQAHRAAELAEVGSRREALAARQAQLSAAAQQASAQATARAVALRRSRAEWATFEKAQARRAQAEQALERARQACGDAVPDPAALPALADELRKRRQAYERVLWLRSRIERRAELEAELAAERLSVDACAGRLSTLGEKLAALGFVPEALAAARATRGRLRAELTAAQRAAQQAAMRAAQAATAAAAAAQRLTDAEAQHAQLAVQVEDARHLQRLGELLHSFRNTLVASAGPRLSAQAANLFAELTDHEYDDLQVDPETYEIRVSDQGQAYGMDRFSGSETDLANLALRVAISEHVQFQSGGMVGLLVLDEVFGPLDDERKDRMLAALERLRSRFRQVLVVTHDSAIKEQLPHAIEVVKRPNRRAAVRLVTGR, from the coding sequence ATGCAGATCACCCACCTCTACCTGCAGAACTACCGGGTCTTCGAGGAGCCCGTCGACCTCGACATCCCCCCCGGGCTGGTGGGCGTCTACGGGCTCAACGGGGCCGGCAAGTCGACCTTGCTGGAGTCGGTGCGCTTCGCCCTGTTCGGCCGGGCCCGCACCAGCCTCGACCAGGTCCGCACCTCGGGGGTCAAGGCCGAGTGCATCGCCGAGGTCGAGTTCGAGCACGAGGGCCACCTCTACGTGGTCCGCCGCTCGATCTCGGGCTCGGGGGCGACCGTCAAGGCCCAGGCCCACGCCGACCGGCTCCAGGTGGCCGAGGGGGCGCGGGACACGGCCCGCTACGTCCACTCCGTGCTGGGCATGGACGACGCCGCCTTCCGGGCCTCGGTCTTCGCCGAGCAGAAGCAGCTGGCCGCCCTCTCCCAGCAGCGCCCCGAGGAGCGGCGCAAGCTCGTGCTCCAGCTCCTGGGCATCACGCCCGTCGACTCGGCCCGCGACCGGGCCCGTACGCAGGGCCGCGAGGCCACCGCCACCGTCGAACGCCTGCGCTCGCTGCTCCCTGACCTGGCCACGCTTGAACAGGAGGCGACGGCCCGGTCGGCCGAGGCTGAAGCCGCCGGGGCCGAGGCGGTGGCCGCCGGCCGGCACGCGGAAGAGCTGGCCGAGGCGGCGGCCCAGGCCGAGGCCGAGCACGAACGGCTCGACGCCCTGCGCCATGAGCACGACCGGGTCGCGGCGGAGGCGTCGGCGGTGCGCGCCGAGCACGACCGTGGGTCGTTGCGGGCCGAGAAGGCCGCGGCTGCGCTCGACGAGCTCGAGCGCCACGCCGGTGAGCTCACCCGCTTGGAGCCGGTTGCCGCCGGGCTGGCGGCCGTAGAAGCGCGGGTCAACGCCTTGCAGGCGGTGGCCGGAGCAGCCGAGGCGGTGGCCGCAGTGGTGGTCCCCCCCGAGCCCGAGCCGGCCGATGAGGAGGGTGAGCAGCAGGCCCGGGCCGCGGCCGACGCCGCGGGCCAGGCGCTGGCCGGGGTCGAGGGCCTGCTCCGGGCGGCCGAGGAAGAGCACCAGCGGGCCAAGGCGGCTGTCGAGCGTTCGTCACGCCTGTCGGGGGAGGCCGGCTGCCCATTGTGCGGCCAGGCCCTGGGGGGCGCCTTCGAGCAGGTGCAGGCCCACCGGGCCGCCGAGCTGGCCGAGGTGGGATCGAGGCGTGAGGCCCTAGCCGCCCGCCAGGCCCAGCTGTCAGCCGCCGCCCAGCAGGCGTCCGCGCAGGCAACGGCCCGGGCCGTGGCCCTGCGCCGGTCCCGGGCCGAGTGGGCGACGTTCGAGAAGGCCCAGGCGCGGCGAGCCCAGGCCGAGCAGGCCCTGGAGAGAGCACGCCAGGCGTGTGGCGACGCCGTCCCCGACCCTGCCGCCCTTCCTGCCCTGGCCGACGAGCTGCGCAAACGCCGGCAGGCCTACGAGCGGGTTCTCTGGCTGCGGAGCCGGATCGAAAGGCGGGCCGAGCTGGAGGCCGAGCTGGCGGCCGAGCGGCTGTCGGTTGACGCGTGCGCGGGCCGCCTGAGTACTCTCGGCGAGAAGCTCGCGGCCCTCGGGTTCGTGCCCGAGGCCCTGGCCGCCGCCCGCGCCACCCGGGGGCGGCTACGGGCCGAGCTGACCGCCGCTCAGCGGGCGGCCCAGCAGGCGGCCATGCGGGCAGCCCAGGCGGCCACTGCGGCCGCCGCCGCCGCCCAACGGCTCACCGACGCCGAGGCTCAGCACGCCCAGCTCGCCGTCCAGGTGGAGGATGCCCGCCACCTCCAGCGCCTGGGCGAGCTGCTGCACTCGTTCCGCAACACGCTGGTGGCCAGCGCCGGGCCCCGCCTGTCGGCCCAGGCCGCCAACCTGTTCGCCGAGCTCACCGACCACGAGTACGACGACCTCCAGGTCGACCCCGAGACCTACGAGATCCGGGTGTCCGACCAGGGCCAGGCTTACGGGATGGACCGCTTCTCGGGGTCCGAGACCGACCTCGCCAACCTGGCCCTGCGGGTGGCCATCAGCGAGCACGTGCAGTTCCAGTCGGGGGGCATGGTCGGCCTGCTGGTGCTCGACGAGGTGTTCGGCCCCCTCGACGACGAGCGCAAGGACCGCATGCTGGCCGCCCTCGAACGGCTGCGCTCGCGGTTTCGCCAGGTGCTGGTCGTCACCCACGACTCGGCCATCAAAGAGCAGCTCCCGCACGCCATCGAGGTGGTCAAGCGGCCCAACCGGCGGGCGGCCGTGCGCCTCGTAACCGGCCGGTGA
- the cofC gene encoding 2-phospho-L-lactate guanylyltransferase, protein MSRGRPGLGPVAVLLPVKAFTEAKLRLAPALAPMARAELARAMATHVVEAARPLPTAVVCDDLEVASWARQQGALVIWEPERGLNRAVEAGVARLGEGGARRVVVAHGDLPLARGLAWVARFPGVTIVPDRAGNGTNVVAVPAGAGFTFSYGPGSFARHGAEAFRLGLPLRVVRARHLGHDVDLPADLLHERVGAPA, encoded by the coding sequence GTGAGCCGGGGGCGACCGGGCTTGGGCCCGGTGGCGGTCCTGCTGCCCGTCAAGGCGTTCACCGAGGCCAAGCTGAGGCTCGCCCCCGCGCTGGCGCCCATGGCCCGGGCCGAGCTGGCCCGGGCCATGGCCACCCACGTGGTCGAGGCCGCCCGGCCCCTGCCCACGGCGGTCGTGTGCGACGACCTGGAGGTGGCCTCCTGGGCCCGCCAGCAGGGGGCGCTGGTCATCTGGGAGCCCGAGCGGGGCCTGAACCGGGCCGTCGAGGCGGGTGTGGCCCGCCTGGGCGAGGGTGGTGCCCGGCGGGTGGTGGTGGCCCACGGGGACCTGCCCCTGGCCCGGGGCCTCGCCTGGGTGGCCCGCTTCCCGGGAGTCACGATCGTGCCCGACCGGGCCGGCAACGGCACCAACGTGGTGGCCGTCCCGGCCGGGGCCGGGTTCACGTTCTCCTACGGCCCGGGGTCGTTCGCTCGCCACGGCGCCGAGGCCTTCCGATTGGGCCTCCCCCTGAGGGTCGTGCGCGCCCGCCACCTGGGCCACGACGTCGACCTGCCGGCCGACCTCCTGCACGAGCGGGTGGGGGCTCCCGCATGA
- a CDS encoding PIG-L family deacetylase translates to MSEVSTDLEVPARALAIGAHPDDVEFGCGGTLAKWAAAGCEIFHLVCTDGSKGSWSPDEDLAALVATRQQEQRAASRALGGTGEVVFLGWRDGELEAGLRQRWEVCYWVRKLRPDVVLGHDPWKRYRLHPDHRAAGFLTVDGIVAARDPHFFPEQEVTPHRPAHLLLFEPDEPDHVEDIEGWFDAKVEALMAHRSQHVTTHEIDDPDDTTQADRFRQRMADRAADHGRLAGLAQGEQFKRMSRL, encoded by the coding sequence ATGAGCGAGGTGTCCACCGACCTAGAGGTGCCGGCCCGCGCCCTGGCCATCGGCGCCCACCCCGACGACGTGGAGTTCGGCTGTGGCGGCACCCTCGCCAAGTGGGCGGCCGCCGGCTGCGAGATCTTCCACCTGGTGTGCACCGACGGCTCCAAGGGCTCGTGGTCGCCCGACGAGGACCTGGCTGCACTGGTGGCCACCCGCCAGCAGGAGCAGCGGGCCGCCTCGCGGGCACTGGGGGGCACGGGCGAGGTGGTGTTCCTGGGGTGGCGCGACGGCGAGCTCGAGGCCGGCCTGCGCCAGCGGTGGGAGGTCTGTTACTGGGTACGCAAGCTGAGGCCCGACGTGGTGCTGGGCCACGACCCGTGGAAGCGCTACCGCCTGCACCCCGACCACCGGGCGGCCGGCTTTCTCACCGTCGACGGCATCGTGGCCGCCCGCGACCCGCACTTCTTCCCCGAGCAGGAGGTCACGCCCCACCGGCCGGCGCACCTGCTGCTGTTCGAGCCCGACGAGCCCGACCACGTGGAGGACATCGAGGGCTGGTTCGACGCCAAGGTCGAGGCCCTCATGGCCCACCGCAGCCAGCACGTCACGACCCACGAGATCGACGATCCCGACGACACCACCCAGGCGGACCGCTTCCGCCAGCGCATGGCCGACCGGGCGGCCGACCACGGCCGTCTGGCCGGGCTGGCCCAAGGCGAGCAGTTCAAGCGCATGAGCCGGCTGTGA
- a CDS encoding antibiotic biosynthesis monooxygenase, protein MPTYLRLYQSAVDPSDVAEVRRLFDDDVVGVFSALDGCLSVELLVSVEKNAGGLVEGAVVTRWASLEAMEEAVASRAVQEAIVRFRGLLRQEPLARVYEIAG, encoded by the coding sequence ATGCCCACCTACCTGCGCCTCTACCAGAGCGCCGTCGACCCCTCCGACGTGGCCGAGGTCAGGCGGCTGTTCGACGACGACGTGGTCGGGGTCTTCTCCGCCCTCGACGGCTGCCTGTCCGTCGAGCTGTTGGTGAGCGTCGAGAAGAACGCCGGCGGCCTCGTCGAGGGGGCGGTAGTCACCCGCTGGGCGTCGCTCGAGGCCATGGAGGAGGCGGTCGCCTCGCGGGCCGTCCAAGAGGCCATCGTGCGCTTCCGGGGGCTGCTGCGCCAGGAGCCGCTGGCACGCGTGTACGAGATCGCCGGGTGA
- a CDS encoding ATP-binding protein yields MSAGSGTGAAASRGRLFGKNVLEAVFRAGPDEDLFLGELLVGVDDATGRRYLFRVVDVTYGSEHREPGWAERVAGTLLSDDSRGELGAHRLHEQSKRTYRVATCRCLGYLAPGGDEFRKPKSLPTQFSRVVSPEPADFDFLRTRMGDLPLGLLRSGETTVEFEVGIPGRSLATHVGVFATTGMGKSNLVKVLAAGVLRAQGRYGLLVIDPHGEYRGELGRHPWAGERLRTYAARSLPNTSALRVGLGELTVDDLRTAYEWSRPQEEALFELERHYGRETTGLGWLLEFSHVEDLPGFREAELHGRVALNTLQVVHRRACRIVGLPCVAADASVSVGAAVLRDLREGKVVLLDVSGLGSTEEVLVASFLTRRVLDEWAGAYLDDPEAHERLPVVAVVLEEAQRVLAGNQDRESNVFPRVAREGRKFKVGLCAVTQQPKLLDGELLSQFNTFFVLGLADEKDRNILRSSSKQDISALGPEIQTLMPGECLIANLDAPFALPAKVHLYADVVRACPPPPAPRPVAPPNVAAFVD; encoded by the coding sequence ATGAGCGCCGGGAGCGGGACAGGGGCGGCGGCCAGCCGGGGCCGGCTGTTCGGCAAGAACGTGCTCGAGGCCGTCTTCCGGGCCGGGCCCGACGAAGACCTGTTCCTGGGCGAGCTACTGGTGGGCGTCGACGACGCCACCGGCCGGCGCTACCTGTTCAGGGTGGTCGACGTCACCTACGGCAGCGAGCACCGCGAGCCGGGCTGGGCCGAGCGGGTGGCGGGCACGCTGCTGTCCGACGACTCCCGGGGCGAGCTCGGGGCCCACCGGCTCCACGAGCAGTCCAAGCGCACCTACCGGGTGGCCACCTGCCGCTGCCTGGGCTACCTGGCGCCGGGGGGAGACGAGTTCCGCAAGCCCAAGAGCCTTCCCACCCAGTTCTCCCGGGTGGTGTCGCCCGAGCCCGCCGACTTCGACTTCCTGCGCACGCGGATGGGCGACCTTCCCCTCGGCCTGCTGCGTAGCGGCGAGACCACCGTCGAGTTCGAGGTGGGCATCCCCGGGCGCTCGCTGGCCACCCACGTGGGGGTGTTCGCCACCACCGGCATGGGCAAGTCCAACCTCGTCAAGGTGCTGGCCGCGGGTGTGCTGCGGGCCCAGGGGCGCTACGGCCTGCTGGTGATCGACCCCCACGGCGAGTACCGGGGGGAGCTGGGCCGCCACCCGTGGGCCGGCGAGCGCCTACGCACCTACGCGGCCCGCTCGCTCCCCAACACCTCGGCCCTGCGGGTGGGCCTGGGCGAGCTGACCGTCGACGACCTGCGCACGGCCTACGAGTGGTCACGCCCCCAGGAGGAGGCCCTGTTCGAGCTGGAGCGCCACTACGGCCGGGAGACGACCGGGCTGGGGTGGCTGCTGGAGTTCTCCCATGTCGAGGACCTGCCCGGGTTCCGGGAGGCCGAGCTGCACGGGCGGGTGGCCCTCAACACCCTCCAGGTGGTCCACCGCCGGGCGTGCCGCATCGTGGGGCTGCCGTGCGTGGCCGCCGACGCCTCGGTGTCGGTGGGGGCGGCCGTGCTGCGCGACCTGCGCGAGGGCAAGGTCGTGCTGCTCGACGTGAGCGGCCTGGGCTCGACCGAGGAGGTGCTGGTCGCCTCCTTCCTCACCCGGCGGGTGCTCGACGAGTGGGCCGGGGCCTATCTCGACGACCCCGAGGCCCACGAGCGGCTCCCGGTGGTGGCCGTGGTCCTGGAGGAGGCCCAGCGGGTGCTGGCCGGCAACCAGGACCGCGAGTCCAACGTGTTCCCCCGGGTAGCTCGCGAGGGCCGCAAGTTCAAGGTCGGCCTGTGCGCGGTGACCCAGCAACCGAAGCTGCTCGACGGCGAGCTGCTCAGCCAGTTCAATACGTTCTTCGTGCTGGGCCTGGCCGACGAGAAGGACCGCAACATCCTGCGCTCTTCGTCCAAGCAGGACATCTCCGCCCTCGGCCCCGAGATCCAGACGCTCATGCCCGGCGAGTGCCTGATCGCCAACCTCGACGCCCCTTTCGCCCTGCCCGCCAAGGTCCACCTCTACGCCGACGTGGTGCGCGCCTGCCCGCCCCCGCCCGCCCCCCGCCCGGTGGCCCCGCCCAACGTGGCCGCCTTCGTGGACTGA
- a CDS encoding metallophosphoesterase, translated as MGRHEFVIAQLSDLHCGSPYFDGELLATAVNETLALEPDLVVIGGDLTAEGYAHEFRMAQDHLQPLTDHGLRVLVVPGNHDSKNVGYLHFRDTFGPGDVADKGDRVMSVAVPVNGNPQFRAQVVAIDSSKPDLAEGEVGRERYRWVRQQFDVGEAFRIFVLHHHLVPVPGTGRERNTVWDAGDVLALMAECDVDMVLSGHKHVPHLWLLDHVLLVNSGTVSSHRLRGYTRPSYNVIEVTEAEVRVTLKYPGTGERLAGVLDRDRMALTTSPDLAGMFIKSSWRP; from the coding sequence GTGGGCCGCCACGAGTTCGTCATCGCCCAGCTCTCCGACCTCCACTGCGGGTCTCCCTACTTCGACGGCGAACTGCTGGCGACGGCCGTCAACGAGACGCTGGCCTTGGAACCCGACCTGGTCGTCATCGGCGGCGACCTCACGGCCGAGGGCTACGCCCACGAGTTCCGCATGGCCCAGGATCACCTCCAGCCGCTGACCGACCACGGGTTGCGGGTGCTGGTCGTGCCCGGCAACCACGACTCCAAGAACGTCGGTTACCTCCACTTCCGCGACACCTTCGGGCCGGGCGACGTGGCCGACAAGGGCGACCGGGTCATGTCGGTGGCCGTCCCCGTGAACGGCAACCCCCAGTTCCGCGCCCAGGTGGTGGCCATCGACTCGTCCAAGCCCGACCTGGCCGAGGGCGAGGTCGGCCGGGAGCGCTACCGCTGGGTGCGCCAGCAGTTCGACGTGGGCGAGGCGTTCCGCATCTTCGTGCTCCACCACCACCTGGTCCCCGTGCCGGGCACGGGGCGGGAGCGCAACACGGTGTGGGACGCGGGCGACGTGCTCGCCCTCATGGCCGAGTGCGACGTCGACATGGTCCTGTCGGGCCACAAGCACGTCCCCCACCTGTGGCTGCTCGACCACGTGCTGCTCGTGAACTCCGGCACGGTGTCCTCGCACCGCCTCCGGGGTTACACCCGGCCGTCGTACAACGTGATCGAGGTGACCGAGGCCGAGGTGCGGGTGACGCTGAAGTACCCGGGCACGGGCGAGAGGCTGGCGGGCGTGCTCGACCGGGACAGGATGGCCCTCACCACCAGCCCCGACCTGGCCGGCATGTTCATCAAGAGCTCGTGGAGGCCGTGA
- the def gene encoding peptide deformylase: MIFDIVQAGDPVLRRPARALAAAEIGTPFVQELIVSMRQTMYDAPGVGLAAPQVGEGLQVVVVEDDGPWLGSMSEPRRRELGRNALPFAALVNPTLEPVGDETDEFFEGCLSVAGFSALVRRHRAVRVKALDANGEPVEMELAGWPARILQHELDHLAGVLYIDRMDPRTFTTNENFGRWWKARPAHEVRAGLGG, translated from the coding sequence ATGATCTTCGACATCGTCCAGGCCGGGGACCCCGTGCTGCGCCGGCCGGCCAGGGCCCTGGCGGCGGCTGAGATCGGCACCCCGTTCGTCCAGGAGCTGATCGTGTCCATGCGCCAGACGATGTACGACGCCCCGGGCGTGGGCCTGGCCGCGCCCCAGGTGGGCGAGGGCCTCCAGGTCGTGGTCGTCGAGGACGACGGCCCGTGGCTGGGGTCGATGAGCGAGCCCCGGAGGCGGGAGCTGGGCCGCAACGCCCTGCCCTTCGCCGCCCTGGTCAACCCCACCCTGGAGCCGGTCGGGGACGAGACCGACGAGTTCTTCGAGGGCTGCCTGAGCGTGGCCGGGTTCTCCGCCCTCGTCCGCCGCCACCGGGCCGTGCGGGTCAAGGCCCTCGACGCCAATGGCGAGCCCGTGGAGATGGAGCTGGCAGGCTGGCCGGCCCGCATCCTCCAGCACGAGCTCGACCACCTGGCGGGCGTGCTCTACATCGACCGCATGGACCCCCGCACGTTCACCACCAACGAGAACTTCGGACGCTGGTGGAAGGCCCGGCCGGCCCACGAGGTGAGGGCCGGCCTGGGCGGCTGA
- a CDS encoding DNA double-strand break repair nuclease NurA — translation MASPSLLAAAERLAVLLSAGPVAPLADPEGSDLELAAEVELRPLARRAAPPEVWAVDGGQAVVADARCVQVAVTRAARVRFVGGEAVTEEEGDLRAWLLGSGEERVAALSLGLGVSPDAAVDLNLLRDCEEWKAVGRSVAEATPGAMVLVDGDLRPDLRVPVAEVAAIVAEAESRGVTVAAVTKHSSLSRGGAPLLGQLELEAAATLGERAMWWAPVGRTRASLGLDVMVLAARLDPDARFAFRVDLPAAADPEPVLGALSALCDDAAFPGYPYPLSVADRLAACPSWARHDVRLDLDDHLDLAGVPIEVRERAFADRHALMERA, via the coding sequence ATGGCCTCGCCGTCCCTGCTCGCCGCCGCCGAACGGCTGGCCGTCCTCCTGAGCGCCGGCCCCGTGGCGCCCCTGGCCGACCCCGAGGGCAGCGACCTGGAGCTGGCCGCCGAGGTCGAGCTGCGGCCGCTGGCCCGCCGGGCCGCGCCGCCCGAGGTGTGGGCGGTCGACGGGGGCCAGGCCGTGGTGGCCGACGCCCGCTGCGTTCAGGTGGCCGTGACCCGGGCCGCTCGGGTGCGGTTCGTGGGCGGGGAGGCCGTCACCGAGGAGGAGGGCGACCTGCGGGCCTGGCTGCTGGGCAGCGGCGAGGAGCGGGTGGCCGCCCTGTCGCTGGGCCTCGGAGTGTCACCCGACGCGGCCGTCGACCTCAACCTGCTGCGCGACTGCGAGGAGTGGAAAGCCGTCGGGCGGTCGGTGGCCGAGGCCACGCCGGGGGCCATGGTCCTCGTCGACGGCGACCTGCGGCCCGACCTGCGGGTGCCGGTCGCCGAGGTGGCGGCCATAGTGGCCGAGGCCGAGTCGCGGGGGGTGACGGTGGCGGCTGTGACCAAGCACTCCTCGCTCTCGAGAGGAGGGGCCCCACTGCTCGGCCAGCTGGAGCTGGAGGCGGCCGCCACCTTGGGCGAGCGGGCCATGTGGTGGGCGCCCGTGGGCCGCACCCGGGCCTCGCTGGGCCTCGACGTCATGGTGCTGGCCGCCCGCCTCGACCCCGACGCCCGCTTCGCCTTCCGGGTCGACCTGCCGGCCGCGGCCGACCCCGAGCCCGTCCTGGGGGCCCTGTCGGCACTGTGCGACGACGCCGCCTTCCCTGGTTACCCCTACCCGCTGTCGGTGGCCGACCGCCTGGCTGCCTGCCCCTCGTGGGCCCGCCACGACGTGCGCCTCGACCTCGACGACCACCTCGACCTGGCCGGGGTGCCCATCGAGGTGCGCGAGCGGGCCTTCGCCGACCGCCACGCCCTCATGGAGCGGGCATGA
- a CDS encoding HAD-IIA family hydrolase, producing the protein MNVILDLDGVIWLADQPIAGSPEAVGRLRRAGHRLLFLTNNSNPTVAHLVDKLAGMGIEAAPEQIATSSQAAAALVAPGATALVCGGPGVVEALAARGAETVTEGPADAVVVGFHREFDYGRLTAAFRAIAGGAVLIGTNDDTTYPTPSGPVPGGGAILAAVAAAGGVEPVVAGKPYQPMADLVHARLGTGGPTVLIGDRPSTDGLMARRLGVPFVLVLSGVTTEEPIAPEAAPALVAARLADVVGPDGQVQESA; encoded by the coding sequence ATGAACGTGATCTTGGACCTCGACGGCGTCATCTGGCTGGCCGACCAGCCCATCGCGGGGTCGCCCGAGGCCGTCGGCCGCCTCCGGCGGGCCGGTCACCGCCTGCTGTTCCTCACCAACAACTCCAACCCGACGGTGGCCCACCTGGTGGACAAGCTGGCGGGCATGGGGATCGAGGCCGCACCCGAGCAGATAGCCACCTCCTCGCAGGCGGCCGCCGCCCTCGTCGCCCCCGGAGCCACCGCCCTGGTGTGCGGGGGACCGGGGGTGGTCGAGGCGCTGGCCGCCCGGGGGGCCGAGACGGTGACCGAAGGCCCGGCCGACGCCGTCGTAGTGGGGTTCCACCGCGAGTTCGACTACGGGCGGTTGACCGCGGCCTTCCGGGCCATAGCCGGTGGGGCCGTCTTGATCGGCACCAACGACGACACCACCTACCCGACCCCGAGCGGCCCTGTGCCCGGAGGTGGGGCCATCCTGGCCGCGGTGGCCGCGGCCGGGGGGGTCGAGCCCGTCGTGGCCGGCAAGCCTTACCAGCCCATGGCCGACCTCGTGCACGCCCGGCTGGGCACCGGTGGTCCCACCGTCCTGATCGGTGACCGGCCCTCGACCGACGGCCTCATGGCCCGGCGCCTGGGGGTGCCCTTCGTCCTGGTGCTCAGCGGCGTGACGACCGAGGAGCCGATCGCGCCCGAGGCCGCCCCCGCCCTGGTGGCTGCTCGCCTGGCCGACGTCGTCGGCCCCGACGGCCAGGTTCAGGAGTCGGCGTAG
- a CDS encoding DNA repair exonuclease: protein MRVVAIGDAHLGRGYYSFTTPEGVNQRERDFEVSFEAAVELALAQSPDLVVWLGDVFDHPRPTYRSFRVAQRALARVRDHGVATVVISGNHDTPRLPGTGSPYSALADTFRDVHFAHRMAYEHFELPGLVVHAVPQMLTVADTLAALDEADRGRSLDRVNLLLTHPRVTQVEPSHADINEIEVDAGALRSDFVLLGHYHFHTKVGDGIWYAGATDTFSFADNPDKAKGILVLDTDTGESRHVALSGQRPLVTLEAVHALGLSPAEVEAQVLERAATVPEGAVARLYLEGVDPEAYRLLDRHAVAEAGARALVLKLEPDFAHAASNVELAELDTVPTRWDRYVEGQDIAGYDKEWIRQRGRDELARAVEEAAG, encoded by the coding sequence GTGAGGGTCGTGGCCATCGGCGACGCCCACCTGGGGCGGGGTTACTACTCGTTCACCACGCCCGAGGGGGTCAACCAGCGCGAGCGTGACTTCGAGGTCTCGTTCGAGGCGGCCGTCGAGCTGGCGCTGGCCCAGTCGCCCGACCTGGTGGTGTGGCTGGGCGACGTCTTCGACCACCCCCGGCCCACCTACCGGTCGTTCCGGGTGGCCCAGCGGGCGCTGGCCCGGGTGCGCGACCACGGGGTGGCCACCGTGGTGATCAGCGGCAACCACGACACACCCCGCCTGCCGGGCACGGGCAGCCCCTACTCGGCCCTGGCCGACACGTTCCGCGACGTGCACTTCGCGCACCGCATGGCCTACGAGCACTTCGAGCTGCCCGGCCTGGTCGTGCACGCCGTGCCTCAGATGCTCACGGTGGCCGACACCCTGGCCGCCCTCGACGAGGCCGACCGGGGGCGCAGCCTCGACCGGGTCAACCTGCTGCTCACCCATCCCCGGGTCACCCAGGTCGAGCCCAGCCACGCCGACATCAACGAGATCGAGGTCGACGCCGGGGCGCTGCGCTCCGACTTCGTGCTGCTGGGCCACTACCACTTCCACACCAAGGTGGGCGACGGCATCTGGTACGCGGGGGCCACCGACACGTTCTCGTTCGCCGACAACCCCGACAAGGCCAAGGGCATCCTGGTCCTCGACACCGACACGGGCGAGAGCCGCCACGTCGCCCTGTCGGGCCAGCGCCCTCTGGTCACCCTCGAGGCCGTGCACGCCCTCGGCCTGTCGCCCGCCGAGGTCGAGGCCCAGGTGCTGGAGCGGGCCGCCACCGTGCCCGAGGGGGCCGTAGCCCGCCTCTACCTGGAGGGTGTCGACCCCGAGGCCTACCGCCTGCTCGACCGCCACGCGGTGGCCGAGGCCGGGGCCCGGGCGCTGGTGCTCAAGCTCGAGCCCGACTTCGCCCACGCTGCCTCCAACGTCGAGCTGGCCGAGCTCGACACCGTGCCCACCCGGTGGGACCGCTACGTGGAGGGCCAGGACATCGCCGGCTATGACAAGGAGTGGATCCGCCAGCGCGGGCGTGACGAGCTGGCCCGGGCGGTAGAAGAGGCGGCCGGCTGA